From Pelosinus fermentans DSM 17108, the proteins below share one genomic window:
- a CDS encoding phosphate acyltransferase, which produces MYSNYHEIIAEIKNRSLIRISVAVAQDKGVLAAVKLAQEEGIAEAVLVGDTALIKPLMEEVGLSADTPILHEANSGKAVVQAVSLVKNGQAQVLMKGLVNSSDFLRAVLHKGEGLRTGRLLSHLGAFEIPGQKKLLFITDGGMNIAPTLFEKKQILVNAILALHGMGIMIPNVALLTANEIVNEKMPATLDAKILVEMRSNGDLPASLIEGPIALDVAVSQKAAQHKGIDSKIAGNVDLIMVPNIETGNALGKSLIYFAKSKMAGIVLGATHPIVMTSRSETPEGKMNSIALACLVKPLG; this is translated from the coding sequence TTGTATTCTAATTATCATGAAATCATAGCTGAAATTAAAAATCGTTCTTTAATCAGGATTAGTGTTGCTGTAGCACAGGATAAAGGAGTCTTGGCGGCTGTCAAACTAGCTCAAGAGGAAGGGATTGCTGAGGCTGTTTTAGTAGGAGATACTGCTCTTATTAAGCCTTTAATGGAAGAGGTTGGCTTATCTGCTGATACGCCAATTTTGCATGAAGCAAACAGTGGGAAGGCAGTAGTGCAGGCTGTTTCCTTAGTAAAGAACGGTCAAGCTCAAGTGCTGATGAAGGGATTAGTAAATAGTAGTGATTTTTTACGAGCAGTATTGCATAAAGGGGAAGGGCTGCGTACTGGAAGGCTATTAAGTCATTTAGGTGCTTTTGAGATTCCAGGTCAGAAAAAACTTTTATTTATTACTGATGGAGGTATGAATATTGCTCCTACCTTATTTGAAAAGAAGCAGATCTTGGTGAATGCAATATTGGCACTGCATGGAATGGGAATCATGATTCCTAATGTAGCATTGCTTACGGCCAATGAAATAGTTAATGAAAAAATGCCCGCCACTTTAGATGCTAAGATTTTAGTAGAGATGAGAAGCAATGGGGATTTACCTGCTAGTCTGATAGAAGGACCGATTGCCCTTGATGTGGCAGTTAGTCAAAAAGCAGCGCAGCACAAAGGGATTGACAGCAAAATAGCAGGTAATGTTGATCTAATCATGGTACCTAATATTGAGACTGGCAATGCCTTAGGAAAGTCTCTGATTTATTTTGCTAAAAGTAAAATGGCAGGTATTGTCCTAGGGGCAACACACCCCATAGTCATGACTTCACGATCTGAGACACCAGAGGGAAAGATGAATTCCATTGCCTTGGCTTGTTTAGTCAAGCCATTAGGGTAG
- the buk gene encoding butyrate kinase: MVDNCLLKERILVINPGATSTKFAVYDGETLLIKRTVEHFAADTSPFVKLLDQYEYRLRIILEQLAVEKIDLSTFNAVAARGGILKPLKGGTYEITQEMVNDLREAKRGEHASNLGAVMAYGLAEFLKIPSYIVDPVSVDEMEPVARISGLPDLPRISLSHALNTKAVARKVAKQLGKKYEEMNLIVAHLGTGISVTPHKLGRMIDVNNPKEEGPLSPDRCGGLPVGQFLRLAFSGTYTFDELKEILNHKGGMYAYLGTADIRKAFSMAAHGNEEASLVLEALSYQVAKEIGGMAAVLSGQVECIILTGGIAHSEPIVNAIKSRVQFIAPVIVIPGEEELEALAFGTLRVIRGEEEAQMYSV, from the coding sequence ATGGTTGATAATTGCCTGTTAAAAGAGAGAATCTTAGTGATTAACCCTGGAGCAACTTCTACAAAATTTGCTGTATATGATGGAGAAACGCTGCTTATCAAAAGGACTGTGGAACATTTTGCTGCCGACACCAGCCCATTTGTGAAATTGTTAGATCAGTATGAGTATCGTTTACGAATTATTTTAGAACAATTAGCAGTAGAAAAGATTGACCTTTCTACATTTAATGCAGTTGCAGCCCGTGGGGGGATATTAAAGCCTCTTAAAGGCGGAACCTATGAAATTACTCAAGAGATGGTGAATGATTTAAGAGAAGCTAAAAGAGGTGAACATGCTTCTAATTTAGGGGCTGTCATGGCTTATGGGTTAGCCGAATTTTTAAAAATTCCTTCCTATATTGTAGATCCTGTTTCCGTGGATGAGATGGAACCTGTGGCAAGGATATCCGGTCTGCCTGATTTGCCAAGGATTAGCTTGTCCCATGCATTAAATACGAAGGCTGTAGCTCGTAAAGTAGCAAAGCAGCTTGGGAAAAAATATGAAGAGATGAATCTGATTGTGGCTCATTTAGGGACAGGAATTTCTGTAACACCTCACAAGCTGGGAAGAATGATTGACGTCAATAATCCGAAAGAGGAGGGACCTCTTTCTCCTGATCGTTGTGGGGGGCTGCCGGTAGGACAGTTTTTAAGACTTGCTTTTTCTGGTACTTACACCTTTGATGAATTAAAAGAGATACTCAATCATAAAGGTGGAATGTATGCTTATCTTGGTACTGCCGATATTCGGAAAGCTTTTTCTATGGCCGCTCATGGAAATGAGGAGGCTAGCTTGGTATTGGAAGCTCTTTCCTACCAAGTAGCAAAAGAAATTGGGGGAATGGCTGCTGTATTGTCAGGTCAAGTGGAGTGTATTATTCTAACTGGGGGAATTGCTCATTCAGAACCTATTGTTAACGCTATTAAAAGCCGAGTGCAGTTTATTGCTCCTGTAATTGTAATACCAGGAGAAGAAGAGCTAGAAGCATTGGCATTTGGAACTTTAAGAGTAATTCGAGGCGAAGAAGAAGCGCAGATGTATTCAGTATAA
- a CDS encoding diaminopimelate decarboxylase family protein codes for MAEKTLPFTKLELEEIIAHYPTPFHIYDEQAIRNNVRKLLAAFSWAPGFKEYFAVKATPNPHILKILQEEGVGADCSSLPELILSKQSGIVGEDIIFSSNDTPAEEYQAAKDLGAIINLDDISHIEYLEKHVGLPELISFRYNPGPLLEGGNDIIGYPEEAKYGLTRKQIFEAYKIIQSKGVKRFALHTMVISNELNPDSFVATAAMMFDLVVEVYQKLGIRIEMIDLGGGIGIPYRPEQQAVDLDAVSQGVRKAYEEKIVANGLHPLKITMECGRMITGPYGYLVSTVLHKKEIYKNYVGLDACMANLMRPGLYGSYHHITVAGKEALPLDHVYDVTGSLCENNDKFAIDRNLPRIDIGDIVVMHDAGAHGHAMGFNYNGKLRSAELLLTADGAVKMIRRAETIEDYFTTLDFEKCEMNLAAATKK; via the coding sequence ATGGCAGAAAAAACATTACCATTTACTAAGCTTGAGCTTGAGGAAATTATTGCGCATTATCCGACTCCTTTTCATATTTATGATGAGCAGGCGATTCGGAATAATGTCCGCAAATTATTAGCGGCTTTTTCCTGGGCACCAGGATTTAAAGAGTATTTTGCTGTAAAGGCTACTCCTAATCCACATATCTTAAAAATACTGCAGGAAGAAGGCGTTGGTGCTGATTGCAGTTCTTTACCCGAACTCATTTTATCCAAACAATCTGGAATTGTGGGAGAAGACATTATTTTTTCGTCTAATGATACTCCTGCCGAAGAGTATCAGGCAGCCAAAGACTTAGGAGCTATTATTAATCTTGATGATATTAGCCATATTGAATATTTAGAAAAACATGTAGGCTTACCTGAATTAATTTCCTTTCGCTATAATCCAGGTCCTTTGCTGGAAGGCGGCAACGATATTATCGGTTATCCGGAAGAAGCCAAATATGGCTTAACCAGAAAACAAATTTTTGAGGCATATAAGATCATCCAAAGTAAAGGAGTAAAACGCTTTGCTTTGCATACCATGGTAATTTCCAACGAGTTAAATCCTGACAGTTTTGTGGCTACAGCAGCAATGATGTTTGATTTGGTCGTTGAAGTGTATCAAAAACTAGGGATTCGCATTGAGATGATTGATTTGGGTGGCGGTATTGGCATTCCTTATCGTCCTGAACAGCAGGCTGTAGATCTGGATGCTGTCAGTCAAGGTGTACGTAAAGCCTATGAAGAAAAGATTGTGGCTAATGGACTGCATCCATTAAAAATCACCATGGAATGTGGCAGAATGATTACAGGTCCTTATGGATATTTGGTTTCTACTGTGCTTCATAAAAAAGAGATTTATAAAAATTATGTAGGTCTTGATGCATGTATGGCAAATTTGATGCGTCCTGGCTTGTATGGCTCCTATCATCATATTACGGTTGCAGGAAAAGAAGCCCTGCCCCTTGATCATGTGTATGATGTGACAGGTTCTTTATGTGAGAATAATGATAAATTTGCCATTGACCGCAACTTGCCGCGTATTGACATTGGTGACATTGTTGTGATGCATGACGCAGGTGCTCATGGACATGCAATGGGTTTTAATTATAATGGTAAATTACGTTCTGCTGAATTGCTGTTAACAGCTGATGGAGCAGTTAAGATGATTCGTCGTGCAGAAACAATTGAAGATTACTTTACGACTTTGGATTTTGAAAAATGTGAAATGAATTTGGCTGCGGCAACTAAAAAATAA
- the fumC gene encoding class II fumarate hydratase, which translates to MEYRIEKDSMGEIRVPKDKLWGAQTQRSFENFRIGIEKIPYELVGVFATLKKAAAIVNHRLNILDEERTHAIVAACDEVLAGKLDGNFPLSVWQTGSGTQFNMNMNEVIAHRANQLLTENGKTVVVHPNDHVNKSQSSNDIFPAAIHVAGVSLVIDKLLPAIAALKQTLQQKSEEYNHIIKIGRTHLMDATPLTFGQEISGWVRMLERNEEMLTIGINFMRDLAMGGTAVGTGINSPVGFGELIAAEITKLTEKQFHTAPNKFHALTSKDEVVAVHGIIKALAADLMKIANDVRWLASGPRCGIGEIKIPENEPGSSIMPAKVNPTQSEALTMVVAQVFGNDTTISFAASQGNFQLNVFMPVLVYNLLQSINLLADGIHSFNENCAIGIQPREDVIDFYLHQSLILITGLVPLVGYDKAAQIAKRAAKEGITLKESALATGEVSAEQYDLYMNPAILVKPR; encoded by the coding sequence ATGGAATATCGTATTGAGAAGGATTCAATGGGGGAAATACGTGTACCAAAGGATAAGTTGTGGGGAGCACAAACCCAACGTAGCTTTGAAAATTTTCGTATCGGCATAGAAAAGATTCCTTATGAATTAGTTGGTGTATTTGCTACTTTGAAGAAAGCAGCTGCTATAGTAAATCATAGGCTGAATATATTGGATGAGGAGCGAACTCATGCTATTGTAGCGGCGTGCGATGAAGTGCTGGCAGGAAAATTGGATGGAAATTTCCCTTTGTCTGTATGGCAGACAGGCAGTGGTACACAGTTTAATATGAATATGAATGAAGTCATTGCTCATCGGGCAAATCAATTATTAACGGAAAATGGGAAAACAGTGGTTGTTCATCCCAATGATCACGTAAATAAATCCCAAAGTTCTAATGATATTTTCCCTGCCGCCATTCATGTTGCTGGTGTTAGTTTAGTGATTGATAAATTGCTGCCGGCGATTGCAGCATTGAAACAAACCTTACAGCAAAAGTCAGAGGAATATAATCATATCATTAAAATTGGCCGAACCCATCTGATGGATGCGACTCCCCTTACTTTTGGGCAAGAGATAAGCGGCTGGGTACGGATGCTCGAAAGAAATGAAGAAATGCTGACTATCGGTATTAATTTCATGCGCGATTTGGCAATGGGAGGGACTGCTGTCGGTACAGGTATTAATTCTCCAGTTGGGTTTGGTGAATTAATTGCTGCAGAAATCACTAAGCTAACAGAAAAGCAGTTTCATACTGCACCAAATAAATTTCATGCTTTGACGAGTAAGGATGAAGTCGTGGCAGTTCATGGCATCATCAAAGCCTTAGCGGCAGACTTGATGAAAATTGCCAATGATGTTCGCTGGCTGGCAAGTGGCCCACGCTGCGGTATAGGTGAGATTAAAATACCTGAGAATGAACCGGGCAGCTCTATCATGCCGGCAAAAGTAAATCCTACTCAATCAGAGGCTTTGACCATGGTTGTAGCGCAAGTGTTTGGCAATGATACAACGATTTCGTTTGCTGCAAGTCAGGGGAATTTTCAATTGAATGTATTTATGCCTGTACTTGTGTATAATTTACTGCAATCCATTAACTTATTAGCTGATGGCATACATTCCTTTAATGAAAATTGTGCGATAGGCATACAGCCAAGGGAGGATGTGATTGATTTTTATTTACACCAATCATTAATTCTCATCACTGGTTTAGTACCCCTTGTTGGCTATGATAAAGCAGCACAGATTGCAAAAAGAGCTGCAAAAGAAGGTATTACACTGAAAGAATCTGCTTTGGCTACTGGAGAAGTCAGTGCAGAACAATATGATTTATATATGAATCCAGCTATTTTAGTCAAACCAAGGTAG
- the larA gene encoding nickel-dependent lactate racemase — MLKEFSFGFGDSEIKVALPEERVVNVVEGKPAKAVSDVEAAVREVLNNPIGTPPLKNVIQQGDKVVIVASDITRQWVRHDLFLPTLLNELNKAGIPDEDISLIVALGAHRHHTHEENVLTFGQEIVERIAILQSHAPETDEFVYVGQTSRGKDVHMNKHVVNADKVILTGGIVHHLMAGFGGGRKAIMPGISSYSTIQENHSLCLHTVVGQGVSPECTVGKLENNPMHADMLEMAELLKPAFLLNAVFTPEGQFASFVAGHWHEAWLQGCKTANEIFGVPISGKTDLVIASAGGFPKDINLYQGSKTIGNSFMAVKSTGVVILLLECRDIMEPPDFSGWFNYDSLYERELALRKGFTVPGFIALKLGYMAKEVPHIVVSLPQNKEFFEKAGMLTASSLDEAITMAEKIINKTEYTITVMAHGANTVPIESI, encoded by the coding sequence ATGTTAAAAGAATTTTCATTTGGTTTTGGTGATAGTGAAATTAAAGTAGCTTTGCCGGAAGAACGCGTTGTAAATGTTGTGGAAGGTAAACCAGCGAAAGCAGTTTCAGATGTAGAAGCTGCTGTTCGTGAGGTACTGAACAATCCAATTGGTACTCCACCTCTAAAGAATGTAATACAGCAAGGTGATAAAGTGGTCATCGTTGCTAGTGATATAACTCGTCAATGGGTGCGTCATGATTTGTTTTTACCTACTTTGCTGAATGAACTGAATAAAGCTGGTATACCTGATGAAGATATTTCCCTTATTGTTGCACTGGGCGCCCATCGCCATCATACTCATGAGGAAAATGTACTGACTTTTGGTCAGGAAATTGTGGAACGCATAGCGATCCTACAAAGTCATGCGCCAGAAACGGATGAATTTGTTTATGTGGGTCAAACTTCACGGGGAAAAGATGTCCATATGAATAAGCATGTAGTTAATGCCGATAAAGTCATTTTAACGGGCGGAATTGTTCATCATCTAATGGCTGGCTTTGGTGGCGGACGTAAAGCCATCATGCCAGGGATCTCCTCTTATAGCACGATTCAGGAAAATCATAGTCTATGTCTTCATACAGTAGTTGGACAGGGGGTAAGTCCAGAATGTACTGTTGGTAAATTGGAAAATAACCCTATGCATGCGGATATGCTGGAAATGGCAGAATTACTGAAACCAGCCTTTTTATTAAATGCAGTGTTTACACCAGAAGGTCAGTTTGCCTCTTTTGTTGCCGGTCACTGGCATGAAGCTTGGCTCCAAGGATGCAAAACAGCTAATGAGATATTTGGTGTTCCCATAAGCGGAAAAACTGATTTGGTCATTGCTTCTGCTGGAGGATTCCCGAAAGACATCAATCTGTATCAAGGCTCCAAAACCATTGGAAATTCCTTCATGGCGGTAAAATCCACAGGTGTAGTGATTTTACTGCTGGAATGCCGTGATATCATGGAGCCGCCTGATTTTAGCGGCTGGTTTAACTACGATTCTCTGTATGAGCGAGAATTGGCTTTGCGAAAAGGTTTTACCGTTCCAGGCTTCATTGCATTAAAACTGGGATATATGGCAAAAGAAGTTCCTCATATTGTTGTTTCATTGCCTCAGAATAAAGAGTTTTTTGAAAAAGCAGGAATGCTGACTGCTAGTAGCTTGGATGAGGCGATCACCATGGCTGAAAAAATAATAAATAAGACAGAATACACGATCACCGTCATGGCTCATGGAGCCAACACAGTACCAATCGAAAGTATTTGA
- a CDS encoding MFS transporter: MGQTKTSFRWKLAGLMFFISFISYMDRVNLSVATPTIMQELGFSKMDMGFIQTAFFVGYAFMQIPGGIMSEFWGHRRVLALAATWWSAFTVLTGACSNFTSFILARSLFGIGEGPMAPAFGRFIYRWFNNNEKGRASSFMLSGVFFGPVVGPTLTIVLMMNFGWRSVFVIFGGVGLLLAGLWYYLAKDTPQDSKFTNAAEASYIEEGLMVDSDKKELAPWRAFLGSSQFWAIGIQYFITDYIMYVFLAWLPLYLIEAQNFSLQKMGIAASFPWAALCIVTATCGYISDKLVASGVSRHKSRTLFGILGLIICCITLYLGAVATVPWLNVLWLTISLGSLGFTFNASWAACLDIGGKFAGSITGWMNFWGNMGGIAAPVATAWVATNYGWQAAILTTAASAVIGIVAWLAVKPDKPLVLKENNNLEKIA, from the coding sequence ATGGGGCAGACAAAAACAAGTTTTCGATGGAAATTAGCAGGACTTATGTTTTTTATTAGTTTTATTTCTTACATGGATCGAGTCAATTTATCAGTAGCCACTCCCACTATTATGCAAGAATTAGGCTTTAGCAAAATGGATATGGGATTTATTCAGACGGCTTTTTTTGTTGGCTATGCTTTTATGCAAATACCAGGTGGAATCATGTCTGAATTTTGGGGACATCGGAGGGTTCTGGCACTAGCAGCTACTTGGTGGTCAGCCTTTACAGTATTAACAGGAGCATGCAGTAACTTTACCTCATTTATTCTGGCGAGAAGTCTGTTTGGCATCGGAGAAGGTCCTATGGCACCTGCCTTTGGAAGATTTATTTACCGTTGGTTTAATAATAATGAAAAGGGGCGTGCTTCTTCATTTATGTTAAGCGGTGTATTTTTTGGACCGGTTGTTGGTCCAACACTTACGATCGTATTGATGATGAATTTTGGCTGGCGTTCCGTATTTGTTATTTTTGGTGGAGTAGGTTTACTATTGGCAGGACTTTGGTATTATTTAGCCAAGGATACTCCTCAGGATAGTAAATTTACCAATGCTGCAGAAGCAAGTTACATAGAAGAAGGTCTAATGGTAGATAGTGATAAAAAAGAACTGGCACCTTGGCGTGCTTTTTTGGGATCTTCTCAGTTTTGGGCTATTGGGATTCAATATTTTATAACGGATTATATTATGTATGTATTTTTAGCTTGGTTGCCATTATACTTAATAGAGGCTCAAAATTTTTCTTTGCAGAAAATGGGGATTGCTGCTTCTTTTCCTTGGGCGGCATTGTGTATAGTAACGGCTACATGCGGCTATATCAGTGATAAATTAGTCGCTTCCGGTGTGTCAAGGCATAAATCCCGCACTTTATTTGGCATTCTAGGACTAATTATCTGTTGTATAACTCTTTACCTGGGAGCAGTGGCAACTGTACCTTGGCTGAATGTATTATGGCTAACGATATCCTTGGGATCTCTTGGATTTACTTTTAATGCTTCATGGGCCGCCTGTCTTGATATTGGAGGTAAATTTGCTGGATCGATAACTGGCTGGATGAATTTCTGGGGGAATATGGGCGGCATTGCTGCTCCGGTTGCTACAGCATGGGTTGCAACGAATTATGGCTGGCAGGCAGCTATTCTGACAACTGCAGCTTCAGCCGTGATTGGCATTGTTGCATGGTTGGCTGTCAAGCCCGATAAGCCTTTAGTACTAAAGGAAAATAATAATCTTGAAAAGATTGCGTAG
- a CDS encoding pyridoxal phosphate-dependent aminotransferase: MNQNAQAQTLRNYASEKAGRFTESVIREMSRIAAAHKAINLAQGFPDFPASDEIKEAAVKAILEDHNQYAITWGTKSLRDAIALKNKRDYNIDIDPETQITVCCGSTEGMVATLLATINPGDEVIIFQPFYENYGPDAVLCGATPKYVQLHPPEFSFIKEELTAAFSERTRAIIINTPNNPTGKVFNREELDLIAKLCIQYDVLAITDEIYEHIIYDEIKHIPLATLPGMAERTITINSISKTYSVTGWRIGYVIASGEISRSIRKMHDFLTVGAAAPLQVAAAQALNFPTTYYEKLGDFYSKRRDFMLKELTAIGFTCIRPAGAYYIMADIAPFGWKNDVDFARHLAEKVGVAVVPGSSFYQDDANDKHRFIRFCFCKQFATLEAAIERLQKLK; encoded by the coding sequence ATGAATCAAAATGCACAAGCTCAAACTCTGCGTAACTATGCCTCGGAAAAAGCTGGTCGTTTTACAGAATCCGTAATTAGAGAAATGTCTCGTATTGCTGCCGCTCATAAAGCCATTAATCTTGCACAAGGCTTTCCTGATTTTCCGGCATCGGATGAAATAAAAGAGGCCGCAGTTAAGGCAATTTTAGAAGATCACAATCAATATGCAATTACCTGGGGGACGAAGTCACTTAGAGATGCCATTGCTTTGAAAAACAAAAGAGACTATAACATTGATATTGACCCGGAAACGCAAATCACCGTATGCTGCGGTTCAACAGAAGGCATGGTAGCAACCCTCTTAGCCACTATTAATCCTGGGGATGAAGTCATTATATTTCAGCCTTTTTATGAAAACTATGGTCCTGATGCCGTATTATGTGGTGCTACCCCCAAATACGTCCAACTGCATCCACCAGAATTCAGCTTTATCAAGGAAGAATTAACGGCGGCATTTTCAGAACGTACCAGGGCCATTATTATTAATACTCCAAATAACCCTACTGGTAAAGTTTTTAACCGCGAAGAGCTGGATCTCATTGCCAAACTATGTATTCAATATGATGTCTTGGCAATTACAGACGAAATCTATGAACACATCATCTATGATGAAATAAAACACATTCCTCTGGCTACCTTGCCCGGCATGGCAGAACGAACCATAACTATCAATAGTATTTCAAAAACCTACAGCGTAACAGGCTGGCGCATTGGTTATGTGATTGCTTCCGGCGAAATCAGCCGTTCCATACGTAAAATGCATGACTTCTTGACGGTAGGAGCAGCCGCTCCCCTGCAAGTAGCCGCCGCCCAGGCCCTAAATTTTCCTACCACTTATTATGAAAAATTAGGGGATTTTTACAGTAAGCGTCGCGACTTTATGTTAAAGGAATTGACTGCCATCGGCTTTACTTGCATTCGCCCGGCCGGCGCCTATTATATTATGGCAGACATAGCGCCTTTTGGCTGGAAGAATGATGTAGACTTTGCCCGTCACTTAGCTGAAAAAGTAGGGGTTGCAGTCGTACCGGGATCTAGTTTTTATCAGGACGATGCCAATGACAAACATCGTTTTATCCGTTTTTGTTTCTGCAAACAATTTGCAACATTAGAAGCAGCAATCGAAAGACTGCAAAAATTGAAATAA
- a CDS encoding MetQ/NlpA family ABC transporter substrate-binding protein has protein sequence MKKSLKSISLFLSLVFILGLATGCGQQSTAKVEQKTLKVGVTAGPHAEVMDVVKKIAEKDGLKIEVVEFNDYIQPNVALNQGDIDVNSFQHKPYLDNIIKDRNYDIVSVGNTVIFPMGIYSSKLKNIADLQAGAIVAIPNDPTNGGRALLLLEKIGLIKLKPEIGLKAAVTDIIENPKKIVIKELDAAQIPRSLADMDVAAINTNYAITAGLVPTKDAIAIEDINSPYANIIAVRSKDKENPAVQKFIKAYHSDEVKSFINEHFKGSVAAAW, from the coding sequence ATGAAAAAATCACTAAAATCCATTTCCCTTTTCCTATCTCTTGTCTTTATTCTAGGTTTAGCAACTGGCTGCGGTCAGCAAAGTACTGCAAAAGTAGAACAGAAAACATTAAAAGTTGGTGTTACAGCTGGTCCTCACGCTGAAGTAATGGATGTAGTCAAGAAAATTGCCGAAAAGGATGGCTTAAAAATCGAAGTCGTTGAATTTAATGATTATATTCAACCTAATGTAGCATTAAACCAAGGTGATATTGACGTCAATAGTTTTCAACATAAACCTTACCTTGACAATATTATTAAAGACCGCAATTATGATATCGTCTCAGTGGGCAACACAGTCATTTTTCCAATGGGCATTTATTCAAGCAAGCTGAAAAATATAGCCGATTTACAAGCAGGAGCCATCGTTGCCATTCCTAATGATCCAACTAACGGAGGACGAGCTCTATTATTGCTAGAGAAAATTGGTCTTATTAAATTAAAACCGGAAATCGGACTAAAAGCCGCTGTTACTGATATTATTGAGAATCCTAAAAAAATTGTTATCAAAGAATTAGATGCAGCACAAATCCCCCGTTCCCTAGCTGACATGGACGTTGCTGCCATTAACACCAATTATGCAATTACCGCTGGATTAGTACCGACTAAAGATGCAATTGCTATTGAAGATATCAACTCCCCTTATGCTAATATTATTGCTGTCCGTTCTAAAGATAAAGAAAATCCAGCTGTACAAAAATTCATTAAAGCCTATCACTCTGATGAAGTAAAATCCTTCATTAATGAACACTTTAAAGGTTCTGTTGCAGCAGCCTGGTAA
- a CDS encoding MATE family efflux transporter: MEQTYSLREKVNQFLIILLPILVTQVCMCAMTFFDTMMSGRVSPNDLVGVAIGSSIWMPVFTGLNGILFAIVPIVAHFLGAQKKEKVPFAVIQAVYLAIAISIVVIICGFYVIHPILDKMELNALSYQIAHDFLAAISFGIIPLFISTVLRCFIDTLGYTRVTMLISMVALPINILLNYVLVFGNFGFPQLGGVGAGWASAITYWCIAIISVCVIQSREPFKSHQIFSFWYRFSFAAWKEQLKIGIPIGIAIFCETSIFAVITLLMSEFSEVTIAAYQVAINVAALIYMMPLSISMALTIVVGFEAGAKRYQDAKQYGYLGIGIALLMAVMAAIVLYFGNEQISSLYTADMDIRHLAEQFLLYAIFFQLSDAIATPVQGCLRGYKDVRVTFILAMISYWVLGLPLGYVLSHHSGLGAFGYWIGLIVGLAFGATCLSARLMRVQRKYGDIQNV, from the coding sequence ATGGAACAAACATATTCCTTACGGGAAAAAGTAAATCAATTTTTAATTATTTTACTACCGATTTTAGTAACACAAGTATGTATGTGTGCTATGACTTTTTTTGATACGATGATGTCGGGACGTGTCAGTCCCAATGATCTAGTTGGTGTTGCCATTGGATCTAGTATATGGATGCCTGTTTTTACGGGGCTAAATGGGATTCTTTTTGCTATAGTTCCTATTGTTGCCCACTTTTTGGGAGCGCAAAAAAAAGAAAAGGTGCCCTTTGCGGTCATTCAAGCCGTATATTTAGCCATAGCAATATCCATTGTAGTTATAATTTGCGGCTTTTATGTGATACATCCGATATTGGATAAAATGGAACTCAATGCTTTATCCTATCAAATTGCTCATGATTTTCTAGCAGCAATTTCTTTTGGGATTATTCCATTGTTTATTTCCACAGTTCTTCGCTGTTTTATTGATACCTTAGGTTATACACGGGTAACGATGCTAATTTCTATGGTAGCATTACCGATCAATATACTGCTTAATTATGTATTGGTTTTTGGTAATTTCGGTTTTCCCCAGTTGGGTGGTGTGGGAGCAGGATGGGCCTCTGCGATTACCTATTGGTGTATTGCCATTATTAGTGTATGCGTTATTCAAAGCAGAGAACCTTTTAAATCCCATCAGATATTTAGCTTCTGGTATCGCTTTTCTTTCGCAGCCTGGAAAGAGCAGTTAAAGATCGGTATACCCATTGGTATAGCGATTTTTTGTGAAACGAGTATATTTGCAGTGATTACTTTGCTAATGAGTGAGTTTAGTGAAGTTACAATTGCAGCCTATCAAGTAGCTATTAATGTGGCAGCCCTGATTTATATGATGCCACTTAGTATTTCTATGGCTTTAACAATAGTGGTAGGCTTTGAAGCAGGGGCTAAGCGGTATCAAGATGCTAAACAATATGGCTATCTGGGTATTGGAATTGCATTGCTTATGGCTGTAATGGCTGCCATCGTATTATATTTTGGCAACGAGCAGATATCCAGTTTATATACAGCAGATATGGATATTAGGCATCTTGCGGAGCAATTCTTGTTATATGCGATTTTCTTCCAATTATCAGATGCTATCGCAACACCGGTCCAAGGCTGTTTGCGGGGCTATAAAGATGTTCGGGTTACATTTATTTTGGCAATGATTTCTTACTGGGTTCTTGGATTGCCCCTAGGGTATGTGTTATCTCATCATTCCGGGTTAGGAGCCTTTGGTTATTGGATCGGTTTGATTGTAGGTCTAGCCTTTGGTGCAACTTGTTTATCGGCAAGACTCATGAGAGTGCAGCGTAAATATGGGGATATACAAAATGTATAG